From one Gemella morbillorum genomic stretch:
- a CDS encoding DUF1307 domain-containing protein — MKKILKLITPLLATLFLLTACSSEKTKVYTTTFGNGQENETTIIYKGDVVNKIKTISNIKDLGADSNFAFESIKKSIDEKNKDIKGLTYNVEKKDDKVVITWDLDFDKVDFDKDKDRLHLKGSSLGEERKLCYVEENIKKAGGVEKK; from the coding sequence ATGAAAAAAATATTAAAATTAATTACACCATTACTTGCAACACTATTCTTGCTTACAGCATGTTCTAGCGAAAAAACAAAAGTATATACTACAACTTTTGGAAATGGTCAAGAAAATGAAACAACTATTATTTATAAAGGAGATGTCGTAAACAAGATAAAAACTATATCTAATATTAAAGATCTTGGTGCGGATAGTAATTTTGCTTTTGAATCTATCAAAAAATCAATTGATGAAAAAAATAAAGATATCAAAGGTCTTACGTATAATGTAGAGAAAAAAGACGACAAAGTAGTAATTACATGGGATTTAGATTTTGATAAAGTAGATTTTGATAAAGATAAAGATCGTCTACATCTTAAAGGTTCTTCTTTAGGTGAAGAAAGAAAATTATGCTACGTTGAGGAAAATATCAAAAAAGCTGGTGGCGTAGAGAAAAAATAA
- a CDS encoding DUF1307 domain-containing protein, producing MKKIFKFCALLLSVALLLTACGSKEKTKVYTETSNNQEHVSTIYYKGDTVNKVITVSTLNNNVSNLDSALETVKKSFLKKPNFDGYTRSAEIKDGKIVLTTETDYNKLDFETYRGRIHLSGSATLENERKLSNVENNLKKEGATEKK from the coding sequence ATGAAAAAAATATTTAAATTCTGTGCCTTACTTTTATCTGTTGCACTATTATTAACAGCTTGTGGTAGCAAGGAAAAGACAAAAGTTTATACAGAAACAAGTAATAATCAAGAACATGTATCTACTATTTATTATAAGGGCGATACGGTAAATAAAGTCATTACTGTTTCAACTCTAAATAATAATGTTTCAAACCTAGATAGCGCTCTAGAAACAGTCAAAAAATCTTTTTTAAAGAAACCAAATTTCGATGGATATACGCGCTCTGCTGAAATTAAAGATGGAAAAATTGTTCTTACTACTGAAACTGACTACAATAAACTAGATTTTGAAACATATAGAGGAAGAATCCATCTATCAGGTTCTGCTACACTTGAAAATGAAAGAAAGTTAAGTAATGTAGAAAATAACCTTAAAAAAGAAGGCGCTACTGAGAAAAAATAA